Genomic window (Agrobacterium larrymoorei):
TCCGGGACAGACGTGTTGCTCAAGACGCCTGGCAGTCTCTAGCAGCACCTTGTCGCCTGCGGAGTGACCGTGAACGTCATTGACGATCTTGAAGCCATCGAGGTCCATCAGCAAAACCGTCCATCCAGCCGATGATGACAGCAGTGGGAAGCGCATGGCGAGACCACGTCGATTGAGAAGACCGGTCAGAGCGTCGGTTTCCGAGCGGCGCTCGAATTCCTTGAGACGCAGATGCTCGTCGGTGAAATCGATAGCGACGCCCACGATCCTGCGCGGTGTTCCGTCAGGATTACGCAAGAGACGGCGGTCGCAGCGCATCCATCTCTCCCCAAAAACTGTGTTGAGACGGTACTCCGCACAGGAGTGATCGACTTCGCCGGACAACAGAGACGTTAGATCAGCAGCCGCCATGTCGCTAGGATTGACCCGCGCCAGATAGAGCGCCAGATCAAGCCGCGCAGCCGCCGGACCACCTATGAACTGTGCCAGCCGTTCGGAGGTTTCGAAGCGGCCCGCGGCCACATCCATGTGCCAGAACCCGCCACGCACGGCTTCCATGGCAAGCTCCAGCTGTGCCGCCTTTTCCGCCAGTTGCCGCTCGCTTTCCTTTTGAGCGGAGATATCCTGGACCTGAGACAATAACTGCACGATATTCCCGGTCGCGTCCCGCATCGCGGTCAGATGGATCACCACATGAACGATTGCGCCGTGCCGATTGGTATAACGCTTCTCGATGGAGTACCCATCTCGCGCGCCCTCGATAACAGCATTGAACAGCGTCTGGTCCCGGTCGACATCGTCGGGATGGGCAAAATCCGCGAATGACATACCCTGAAGCATATCGAGGGGAATGCCGACAAGCCGGGAGAAGGCCTGGTTTGCGCGACGAATACGACCATCGACATCATGAAATACGACGCCGACCGGGGCATGTTCGAAAGCAAAGTCGAAAAGCGCCAAGCGGGCTTGTGCGTTTTCCTTCAGCCACTGCGCCCCTCTGTGCAAAATCTTCTCCTTGAACCAACCCCTGCCTATTTATTAGTAGGCACGAATGTATTTGATTCAAGCACAAGAAATCATGGTTGGTCTCACGACGATCAGCCTTATGACCGACTTATGCGACGTTTACGCAGTTTTCATCGCAATCGCACTCGTCGACATTAGAACCTCAGCCCAGGCACCGCGAGTGGATTGTCTGTCATCGCCTGACGATCCGGCCTGTCGATATTGGCTGTTCCGGTAAAGGCCGCGAACAGATCCTTGACGAAATCCTCGCTCAAATCCTTGGTGATGAGCACCATGCGGGTGCGGCGATCTTGAGGGTCGGGCCATGCAGG
Coding sequences:
- a CDS encoding sensor domain-containing diguanylate cyclase translates to MHRGAQWLKENAQARLALFDFAFEHAPVGVVFHDVDGRIRRANQAFSRLVGIPLDMLQGMSFADFAHPDDVDRDQTLFNAVIEGARDGYSIEKRYTNRHGAIVHVVIHLTAMRDATGNIVQLLSQVQDISAQKESERQLAEKAAQLELAMEAVRGGFWHMDVAAGRFETSERLAQFIGGPAAARLDLALYLARVNPSDMAAADLTSLLSGEVDHSCAEYRLNTVFGERWMRCDRRLLRNPDGTPRRIVGVAIDFTDEHLRLKEFERRSETDALTGLLNRRGLAMRFPLLSSSAGWTVLLMDLDGFKIVNDVHGHSAGDKVLLETARRLEQHVCPGDLVCRTGGDEFVIVVAGDLTVADQVAARIVEGMREPVSVGKTTVDVRATIGGVWTPAKTSLDELLADADVLLYQAKAAGKDRWTLEAKSHPAITH